Proteins encoded by one window of Anticarsia gemmatalis isolate Benzon Research Colony breed Stoneville strain chromosome 15, ilAntGemm2 primary, whole genome shotgun sequence:
- the LOC142978672 gene encoding uncharacterized protein LOC142978672: MIFGIVPLLFLVLETKGSLAPTHLLVTRVGPCYDEPQTVVSVSELSITTQTYDSSISGTLNVTEDIENGWKIKVTMLKCLDLRNPDSCDHFRSFFVVNNGCSDDDDEEQDIYGMLFHYVNPKLDCPIQAGTYQIVNYPFFTEDNYLTVYESKISTSVFGYLYRLEGYTADRRKILCLEAFLQLLYIREHDWVQNTDLQGTTSPIYANNDDTGAAVNEDDKSKENKEYGEEQ; the protein is encoded by the exons ATGATCTTTGGTATAGTTCCCTTATTATTCCTGGTGCTAGAGACAAAAGGATCTTTAGCGCCGACTCATTTGTTAGTGACGCGTGTAGGGCCGTGTTATGACGAACCTCAGACAGTCGTGTCAGTGTCAGAACTCAGTATAACAACGCAAACTTACGACTCGTCCATAAGTGGGACTTTGAATGTGACTGAAGATATCGAAAATGGGTGGAAGATAAAG GTGACGATGCTAAAATGTCTGGACCTACGTAACCCTGACTCCTGCGACCACTTCAGGTCGTTCTTCGTGGTGAACAACGGCTGCAGCGATGACGATGATGAAGAACAGGATATCTACGGCATGCTGTTCCACTACGTCAATCCTAA ATTGGATTGTCCCATACAAGCAGGGACCTATCAGATCGTGAACTATCCATTCTTCACTGAGGACAACTACTTAACTGTGTATGAGTCTAAGATATCAACCAGTGTGTTCGGGTACTTGTATAGATTGGAGGGATATACTGCTGATCGACGAAAG ATACTATGTCTAGAAGCATTTCTACAACTACTATACATACGTGAGCACGACTGGGTGCAGAACACCGACCTACAAGGAACCACTAGCCCTATATACGCGAATAATGATGACACCGGCGCGGCTGTCAATGAAGACGACAAGAGTAAAGAGAATAAAGAATATGGAGAAGAACAGTAG
- the RIOK2 gene encoding RIO kinase 2, whose product MGKLDVVILRYLTAEDFRVLTAVEMGMKNHELVPGSLVASIANLRHGGVHKLMKELCKHRLLTYERGKHYDGYRLTNSGYDYLALKALTNRKVIASFGNQIGVGKESNIYTVADEDRNPLCLKLHRLGRTCFRNIKGKRDYHAHRNRASWLYLSRISATKEFAYMKALYDRDFPVPKPIDFNRHCVVMQLVHGGPLTHVTAVADPEALYDELMNLIMRLGNCGVIHGDFNEFNIMIDEDNHPIIIDFPQMVSTSHPNAELYFDRDVRCIRDFFKRRFGYESETYPNFSDLERDDELDTEIACSGYKRTKDLDNDLLEEMGIGLQVSDDEEESGDEENTEDNNTKYSEQELEDLRKEVEASIQNDERTTIPEIVTKTVKLTITDKETVKKATNEEEIEEEIPTLVKASTEEEESDNIGELDKNSQKYRLAMIEKALSDVRSMRTYTSASTIAPEVVKQQVKKNLEVRQKKMDRKKAIAKGEASAVTRQRRDNRETIRESHGLWGWDE is encoded by the exons atggGTAAGCTAGACGTGGTAATATTGCGGTACTTAACCGCTGAAGACTTTCGAGTTCTAACGGCG gtGGAAATGGGAATGAAGAACCACGAGCTGGTCCCAGGATCTCTTGTTGCATCTATTGCGAATCTCCGTCACGGCGGCGTACACAAATTGATGAAAGAACTGTGTAAACATAGATTGTTGACGTATGAACGTGGTAAACATT ATGATGGCTACCGTCTCACAAACTCTGGCTATGACTACTTGGCTCTGAAAGCCCTTACCAACAGGAAGGTGATCGCGTCATTTGGTAATCAGATTGGAGTGGGCAAGGAGTCCAACATTTACACTGTAGCTGATGAAGATAGGAATCCATTGTGTTTGAAACTGCatag GTTGGGTCGCACATGTTTCCGTAACATCAAAGGCAAGCGCGACTACCACGCGCATCGCAACCGCGCCTCCTGGCTTTACCTCTCTCGTATATCCGCCACTAAGGAGTTTGCGTACATGAAGGCTTTATACGATCGCGACTTCCCAGTCCCCAAGCCTATTGACTTCAACAGACACTGTGTTGTCATGCAATTGGTGCATGGAGGACCTTT GACCCACGTGACAGCAGTAGCAGATCCGGAAGCCTTGTACGACGAGCTGATGAACCTGATAATGCGTCTCGGCAACTGTGGAGTAATTCACGGAGATTTCAACGAGTTCAACATCATGATAGATGAGGACAATCATCCTATTATCATTGATTTCCCACAAATGGTGTCGACTTCACATCCTAATGCTGAACT TTACTTCGACCGCGACGTCCGTTGTATCCGCGACTTCTTCAAGCGTCGCTTCGGCTACGAGTCGGAAACCTATCCAAACTTCAGTGACCTCGAGAGAGACGACGAACTCGATACTGAGATAGCTTGCTCTGGATACAAACGTACTAAGGATTTGGACAATGATCTACTGGAG GAAATGGGTATCGGTCTACAAGTAAGTGACGATGAAGAAGAATCCGGCGACGAAGAAAATACAGAAgataataacacaaaatattcagaacAAGAACTAGAAGATTTGAGGAAAGAAGTAGAAGCGTCTATACAAAACGATGAACGAACAACTATACCAGAGATTGTCactaaaacagtaaaactaaCTATAACCGACAAGGAAACAGTTAAAAAGGCAACTAACGAAGAAGAAATTGAAGAAGAAATACCGACTCTTGTAAAAGCTAGCacagaagaagaagaatcaGATAATATTGGAGAATTAGATAAAAATTCTCAGAAGTATAGATTAGCAATGATTGAAAAAGCATTGTCTGATGTCAGGTCTATGAGAACGTATACTTCTGCCAGTACGATAGCTCCAGAAGTAGTGAAACAGCAAGTTAAGAAGAATCTGGAAGTAAGGCAGAAGAAGATGGATAGAAAGAAGGCGATTGCTAAAGGAGAGGCGAGTGCGGTCACGAGGCAGAGGAGAGATAATAGAGAGACGATTAGAGAGAGCCACGGCTTGTGGGGATGGGATGAATAA